In Sphingomonas crocodyli, a genomic segment contains:
- the gatC gene encoding Asp-tRNA(Asn)/Glu-tRNA(Gln) amidotransferase subunit GatC, which produces MSVDAATVRKIASLARIAMTEGDVDAMVPELNNILGWIEQLGEVDTAGVEPMASVIPGHQRLRADVVTDGDVRDKVLANAPQAEHGFFAVPKVIE; this is translated from the coding sequence ATGTCCGTAGATGCAGCAACCGTCCGCAAGATCGCGAGCCTTGCCCGTATCGCCATGACCGAAGGCGATGTCGATGCGATGGTTCCCGAACTCAACAATATCCTCGGCTGGATCGAACAGCTGGGCGAGGTCGATACCGCAGGTGTCGAGCCGATGGCCTCGGTGATCCCCGGCCATCAACGGCTGCGCGCCGATGTCGTCACCGACGGCGATGTCCGTGACAAGGTTCTCGCCAACGCGCCGCAGGCCGAACATGGCTTCTTCGCCGTGCCGAAGGTAATTGAATAG
- the gatA gene encoding Asp-tRNA(Asn)/Glu-tRNA(Gln) amidotransferase subunit GatA has product MTATNLTDLGIAGIRDGFRAGTFSAREVADAFNAAVAGADALNAFIVKTPDHAIAAADAADKARADGADLGALAGVPLGIKDLFCTEGYQTTAASGMLGGFVPTYESTVTAKLFGAGAGMLGKLNLDQFAMGSSNETSAFGNVISPWRRNDSGNAPLAPGGSSGGSSAAVAARIAPGATGTDTGGSIRQPAAFTGISGIKPTYGRCSRWGTVAFASSLDQAGAMAHDVRDCAIMLEAMSGFDAKDSTSVELSVPNWEAALSADLKGKKVGIPKEYRVDGMPADIEALWQQGIAWMKDAGAEIVEVSLPHTKYALPTYYIIAPAEASSNLARYDGVRYGLRDLPDGANLQDMYAATRAAGFGAEVKRRIMIGTYVLSAGFYDAYYTKAQKVRALIARDFAQAWEKCDVLLTPTAPSAAFALGEKSADPLAMYLNDVFTVPSSLAGLPAMSVPGGLDPQGLPLGLQIIGKPFDEQGVLNASLAIEQRAGFAARPGKWW; this is encoded by the coding sequence GTGACTGCTACAAATCTCACCGACCTCGGCATCGCCGGGATCCGCGACGGCTTCCGCGCTGGCACCTTTTCCGCGCGCGAAGTGGCCGATGCCTTCAACGCCGCGGTTGCGGGCGCCGACGCGCTCAACGCCTTCATCGTCAAGACGCCCGATCATGCGATCGCGGCCGCCGACGCTGCCGACAAGGCACGCGCAGACGGGGCAGACCTCGGCGCGCTCGCGGGCGTGCCGCTGGGCATCAAGGATCTGTTCTGCACCGAAGGTTATCAGACCACGGCGGCCAGCGGGATGCTGGGCGGCTTCGTGCCGACCTATGAATCGACCGTCACCGCCAAGCTGTTCGGTGCGGGCGCGGGCATGCTCGGCAAGCTCAACCTCGATCAGTTCGCAATGGGTTCGTCGAACGAAACGAGCGCGTTTGGTAACGTGATCTCGCCGTGGCGGCGCAACGACAGTGGTAATGCGCCGCTCGCCCCCGGCGGTTCGTCGGGCGGTTCGTCGGCGGCGGTCGCGGCGCGCATCGCGCCGGGCGCGACGGGCACCGACACGGGCGGATCAATCCGCCAGCCGGCCGCCTTCACCGGCATTTCGGGCATCAAGCCGACGTATGGCCGCTGCTCGCGCTGGGGCACGGTGGCCTTCGCCTCCTCGCTCGATCAGGCGGGCGCGATGGCGCATGACGTGCGCGACTGCGCGATCATGCTTGAGGCGATGTCGGGCTTCGACGCGAAGGACTCGACCTCGGTCGAGCTTTCGGTGCCGAACTGGGAAGCCGCGCTGTCGGCGGATCTGAAGGGCAAGAAGGTGGGTATTCCCAAGGAATATCGTGTCGACGGCATGCCCGCCGATATCGAGGCGCTGTGGCAGCAGGGCATTGCGTGGATGAAGGATGCGGGGGCCGAGATCGTCGAAGTCTCGCTGCCGCACACCAAATATGCGCTGCCGACCTATTACATCATTGCGCCGGCCGAGGCTTCGTCGAACCTCGCCCGCTATGATGGCGTTCGCTACGGCCTGCGCGATCTGCCCGATGGCGCGAACCTGCAGGACATGTACGCCGCCACCCGCGCCGCCGGCTTCGGTGCCGAGGTGAAGCGCCGCATCATGATCGGCACCTACGTCCTCTCGGCGGGATTCTACGACGCCTACTATACCAAGGCGCAGAAGGTTCGCGCGCTGATCGCCCGCGATTTCGCGCAGGCATGGGAAAAGTGCGACGTCCTGCTGACGCCGACCGCACCGTCGGCGGCGTTTGCGCTCGGCGAGAAATCGGCCGATCCGCTGGCGATGTATCTCAACGACGTCTTCACAGTACCGTCGAGCCTGGCGGGCCTGCCCGCCATGTCGGTGCCGGGCGGCCTCGATCCGCAGGGGCTGCCGCTGGGTCTCCAGATCATCGGCAAGCCGTTTGACGAACAGGGCGTCCTCAACGCGTCGCTCGCGATCGAGCAGCGCGCAGGCTTTGCGGCACGTCCGGGCAAGTGGTGGTAA
- the gatB gene encoding Asp-tRNA(Asn)/Glu-tRNA(Gln) amidotransferase subunit GatB, whose amino-acid sequence MSTYTIEGATGPWEVVIGLEVHAQIVSNAKLFSGAATAFGAEPNTQVSLVDAAMPGMLPVLNEECVRQAVRTGMAIKAQINKWSRFDRKNYFYADLPQGYQISQLYHPIVGEGAIEIEADGVTKTVGVERIHIEQDAGKLMHDQHPTSSYVDLNRSGVALMEIVSRPDMSSPAEAGAYLRKLRAILRYVGSCDGNMEEGSMRADVNVSVRKKGAPFGTRTETKNVNSVRFVMAAIEGEARRQIDVIEEGGTIVQETRLYDPNRNETRSMRSKEDAHDYRYFPDPDLLPLELSDEFLAECAASLPELPDAKIARYREVLGVSAGNTEVVTADVANTRWFEALLREAAAKQGKSEADVAKAASNWLVSDLFGGLNRVGKSIEESPISVAQGAELLALIADGTLSGSLSKQVFEIMLETGDDPAKIVEEKGLKQTSDTGAIEAVIAEVMAANEDKVADYRGGKDKLFGFFVGQTMKAMGGKANPGVVNDLLKKALG is encoded by the coding sequence ATGAGCACTTATACGATCGAAGGGGCGACCGGCCCCTGGGAAGTGGTGATCGGGCTCGAAGTGCATGCCCAGATTGTCTCCAATGCGAAGCTGTTCTCGGGCGCGGCGACCGCGTTCGGGGCGGAGCCGAACACGCAGGTTAGTCTGGTCGATGCGGCGATGCCCGGCATGCTTCCCGTCCTGAACGAGGAATGCGTGCGGCAGGCGGTGCGCACCGGCATGGCGATCAAGGCGCAGATCAACAAATGGTCGCGCTTCGATCGCAAGAACTACTTCTACGCCGATCTTCCGCAGGGCTATCAGATCAGCCAGCTCTATCATCCGATCGTAGGTGAAGGCGCTATCGAGATCGAAGCCGACGGCGTCACCAAGACGGTGGGCGTCGAGCGCATCCATATCGAGCAGGATGCGGGCAAGCTGATGCACGATCAGCACCCGACCAGTTCCTATGTCGATCTCAACCGCTCGGGCGTCGCGCTGATGGAAATCGTGTCGCGTCCCGACATGTCGTCGCCAGCCGAGGCGGGTGCTTATCTGCGCAAGCTGCGCGCGATCCTGCGCTATGTCGGGTCGTGCGACGGCAATATGGAGGAAGGCTCCATGCGCGCCGACGTCAACGTGTCGGTGCGCAAGAAAGGCGCTCCCTTCGGCACCCGCACCGAGACGAAGAACGTCAATTCGGTCCGCTTCGTGATGGCCGCGATCGAGGGCGAGGCACGCCGCCAGATCGACGTGATCGAGGAAGGCGGCACGATCGTGCAGGAAACCCGCCTCTACGATCCGAACCGCAACGAGACGCGTTCGATGCGGTCGAAGGAAGATGCGCATGACTATCGCTACTTCCCCGATCCGGATCTGCTGCCGCTCGAATTGAGCGACGAATTCCTGGCCGAATGCGCGGCGAGCCTGCCCGAACTGCCCGACGCCAAGATCGCGCGCTATCGCGAGGTTCTGGGCGTTTCGGCTGGCAATACCGAGGTGGTCACCGCCGACGTCGCCAACACCCGCTGGTTCGAGGCTTTGCTGCGCGAAGCGGCGGCCAAGCAGGGCAAGTCGGAAGCCGATGTCGCCAAGGCCGCGTCGAACTGGCTCGTCTCCGATCTGTTCGGCGGCCTCAACCGCGTCGGCAAGTCGATTGAGGAAAGCCCGATTTCGGTTGCGCAGGGCGCCGAGCTGCTCGCGCTGATCGCCGACGGTACGCTGTCGGGTTCGCTTTCCAAGCAGGTGTTCGAGATCATGCTCGAAACCGGCGACGATCCCGCCAAGATCGTCGAGGAAAAGGGCCTGAAGCAGACCAGCGACACCGGCGCGATCGAGGCCGTGATCGCCGAGGTGATGGCCGCGAACGAGGATAAGGTCGCCGATTATCGCGGCGGCAAGGACAAATTGTTCGGCTTCTTCGTCGGCCAGACGATGAAGGCGATGGGCGGCAAGGCCAATCCGGGCGTCGTCAACGATCTGCTCAAGAAGGCCTTGGGCTGA